The Candidatus Aminicenantes bacterium genome contains the following window.
CCATGGTTGCCGTGAACAAGGACATTCATCCCGGTTCCCTGGATGTACTGGAGCAGGCCCTCGCGGCCGAGTCTCGGGTGCGGCCGCAAGTCCTGGTTACGCCGTTGACGGCATGCGGCGCCCTTGGGCGTGAAGCGGATTGTCGCTGTTGGCTGAAACTGGAGAACCGCCAGGCAACAGGATCGTTCAAGGCGCGCGGAGCCATGTCATTTATGCGCGCGCTTTCACAGCGTCCCGCCGGGGTGGTGACCGCGTCCACGGGCAATCATGGATTGGCCGTGGCCTGGGCCGGCAAGCGCATGCGCGTCCCGGTTACCGTGGTGGTACCCGAGAACGTATCCGGGCACAAAGCCCGTAACCTGGAAGCAGCCGGAGCCACGCTCGTGAGCTGGGGAGACGACGTGGTCAAGTCGGAAGCCCGGGCCCGGGACCTCGCGCGCGAGTCCGGGTACATATACCTTCCCCCTTACAACGACTTGCGGGTGGTCGCCGGCCAGGCGGGGGTAGGCCTGGAAGTGGAAAACCAATTGGGATTTCCGGATTATGTGATGGTTCCCGTGGGCGGGGGCGGGCTGGTGGCGGGAGTGGCCGGCTGGTTCCGCGGCCGCGGCGCTTCCACCCGCGTCGTCGGTTGTCAGCCCGAAAACAGCGACGTAATGGCGGCCTCTGT
Protein-coding sequences here:
- a CDS encoding pyridoxal-phosphate dependent enzyme; the protein is MVAVNKDIHPGSLDVLEQALAAESRVRPQVLVTPLTACGALGREADCRCWLKLENRQATGSFKARGAMSFMRALSQRPAGVVTASTGNHGLAVAWAGKRMRVPVTVVVPENVSGHKARNLEAAGATLVSWGDDVVKSEARARDLARESGYIYLPPYNDLRVVAGQAGVGLEVENQLGFPDYVMVPVGGGGLVAGVAGWFRGRGASTRVVGCQPENSDVMAASVEAGRILEQPSRPTLASAAAGGVEADSVTFALCRDLVDSWIRVSEKEIADAMDLVSRVAGFAVEGAAALPVAAIMKNPQMVAGKTVVLVISGGNTDMSQP